A window of the Torulaspora globosa chromosome 6, complete sequence genome harbors these coding sequences:
- the PPS1 gene encoding tyrosine/serine/threonine protein phosphatase PPS1 (ancestral locus Anc_1.312), producing MCDFSAVQRSSSKRQNTGDDCGLGSIQIKRHDSEKGSSDLGTLQFNGISAGELCDRLRSHLSTPLPACDQMFPWLHSYSTSAPPSFPSAVSIVRSQPMCEGWIQNSGILRCSMDPHDFLMNWSAEKAQPFHHSDRAAAELILKNVIREELSKVNESVVEQDLNDVVRLCSQYGVLPFLMTDALTRQTYALKKRPEVSNSRDVAVIHAPKQPGSFRRFDIQPSKMVEMSPIIVVYCFVAQDCHDFTKHPCQRCYQLAKVLNIALKLVRRNYPAAQLASTEIRILQYSSLEEIPKSLIGTVPMKSSTLKKHAPEQLVSHFDVVSFNNWDRDLLYREKLEMSKMSSASHVGSSVWCGNSTDYQVYKLLKKCRKANSMTIRGQPSSSFESGSIVKLDNLKFNPDKLDLIDSKFFDIPEPERNWSLMIRCVESVGLPSLEKLWECFLNVSQSDSTNPAEISFPSSGTITLGSLNINLVKIILNTCYIIHRVSMLKSSEILMYCSDGYTETAFLLVSYLIFFWDLPLEEVLIRLHCEYQRPFFLFHMDLQVLGHLQTLLRTFSPKRKENLPYYETSADKGFEPLDITPEMFSKIFLFRIPPGSDFSNLKGPLPSRILPHMYLGSLEHAHSPDLLKKLGINYIVSVGEHLSWAESTNSRSRASSSPILASTSASKVTGGYQARPRGYTVETQTKASLHDHSDSSFDIFEKDDFKILRIMNLGDNGKDTLTHQLEHVLSFIDDCYRANGKVLVHCMVGVSRSATVCIAECMKRLRCDVLRAYLFVRVRRLNVIIQPNLMFMYELLKWQEQQLHQREIDWHILCRSISELNTNYI from the coding sequence ATGTGTGATTTTTCTGCTGTACAAAGAAGTTCTTCCAAGAGACAGAATACTGGTGATGATTGTGGCCTGGGATCGATCCAGATCAAGAGACATGATTCAGAAAAGGGTTCTAGCGACCTTGGAACATTGCAATTCAATGGAATTTCAGCTGGAGAACTTTGCGATCGTTTGAGGTCGCACCTTTCAACCCCACTGCCTGCGTGCGATCAAATGTTTCCGTGGCTACACAGTTATTCGACATCGGCACCGCCTAGCTTTCCGAGTGCCGTTTCCATTGTACGTTCACAGCCAATGTGTGAAGGCTGGATTCAAAATTCTGGTATTCTACGGTGCTCAATGGATCCTCACGACTTCCTGATGAATTGGAGTGCTGAAAAAGCTCAGCCGTTCCATCACTCGGATAGGGCCGCAGCAGAGctcatcttgaagaacgtGATAAGGGAAGAACTCTCAAAGGTGAATGAGTCAGTAGTAGAGCAAGATCTGAATGATGTGGTTCGCTTATGTTCTCAGTATGGCGTTTTGCCCTTTCTGATGACAGACGCACTCACTAGGCAGACCTACGCTCTGAAAAAAAGACCTGAGGTATCAAACAGTCGCGATGTGGCTGTTATTCATGCGCCGAAGCAGCCTGGCTCTTTCAGAAGATTTGATATTCAACCATCGAAGATGGTCGAAATGTCACCAATCATAGTTGTGTACTGCTTTGTCGCGCAAGATTGCCATGATTTTACCAAGCATCCATGTCAGAGATGCTACCAGCTGGCTAAAGTCTTGAACATTGCTCTGAAGTTGGTTCGGAGGAATTATCCTGCGGCACAGTTGGCTAGCACGGAAATCAGGATTTTACAGTACTCATCACTTGAAGAGATTCCAAAGTCGCTAATAGGCACGGTGCCCATGAAGTCgtcaactttgaagaaacatgCTCCAGAGCAACTCGTATCGCATTTCGATGTCGTATCTTTTAACAACTGGGATAGGGACCTGCTCTACCGTGAGAAGCTGGAGATGTCAAAAATGTCTTCTGCCTCGCACGTTGGAAGCTCTGTGTGGTGCGGGAACTCTACTGACTACCAGGTTTATAAGCTGCTAAAGAAATGTCGAAAGGCCAATAGCATGACCATCCGTGGGCAAccgtcttcctccttcgAGAGTGGCTCGATCGTGAAGTTGGACAATCTAAAATTCAATCCTGATAAGCTGGATCTTATCGACTCGAAATTTTTTGACATACCTGAACCAGAGAGGAACTGGAGTTTGATGATAAGGTGCGTAGAAAGTGTAGGCCTGCCGTCATTAGAGAAATTGTGGGAGTGTTTTTTAAACGTCTCCCAAAGCGACAGCACAAATCCGGCAGAGATTAGCTTTCCCAGCTCCGGTACTATAACACTCGGTTCTCTTAATATCAATCTGGTTAAAATCATTCTCAACACCTGCTACATCATCCATCGAGTGTCTATGCTAAAAAGTAGCGAAATTTTAATGTACTGTTCAGATGGCTACACAGAGACTGCCTTTCTATTAGTGTCTTACCTGATATTCTTCTGGGATTTGCCTTTGGAGGAAGTTTTAATAAGACTGCATTGCGAATATCAACGTCCATTTTTTTTATTCCATATGGATTTACAGGTATTGGGACATTTACAAACTTTGCTGAGAACTTTCAGCCCtaagagaaaagagaacCTTCCTTACTACGAAACAAGTGCCGACAAGGGCTTCGAACCACTTGATATAACTCCGGAGATGTTCAGCAAAATCTTCCTTTTCAGAATACCGCCTGGCTCTGATTTTTCTAACCTTAAGGGACCTCTTCCGTCGCGGATTCTGCCGCACATGTATCTGGGATCTCTAGAACATGCTCATTCTCCTgatttgttgaagaaacttgGCATCAATTATATCGTTTCCGTCGGGGAACACCTTTCCTGGGCCGAGAGCACTAATTCAAGAAGTAGGGCGTCATCTTCACCAATACTAGCATCGACATCAGCATCAAAAGTGACGGGTGGCTATCAAGCACGCCCCCGTGGATATACAGTTGAAACTCAAACTAAAGCCAGCCTGCACGATCATAGCGACAGCTCATTCGATATTTTCGAGAAGGACGACTTCAAGATTTTGAGAATTATGAACCTAGGCGATAATGGTAAAGATACTCTCACTCATCAGTTGGAACATGTTTTATCCTTTATTGATGATTGCTATAGAGCAAACGGTAAAGTTTTGGTGCATTGCATGGTCGGGGTGTCGAGATCGGCCACAGTTTGCATAGCGGAATGCATGAAGCGTTTACGGTGTGACGTTTTGAGGGCTTACTTGTTTGTGAGAGTCAGACGGCTGAATGTCATTATTCAGCCCAATCTTATGTTCATGTATGAATTACTGAAGTGGCAGGAACAACAATTGCATCAAAGGGAGATTGATTGGCACATTCTCTGTAGGTCGATATCGGAGCTGAATACGAACTATATCTGA